Within Amycolatopsis sp. cg5, the genomic segment ATTCCTCTCCTGCCAGCGTCGCGTTCGCGATGGCGCCGAACATCGCCGCGCCGACCGCGCTGCCCAGTGACCGGCAGAACATGTTCGTCGCCGTCACCACGCCGCGCTTGTCCCAGCCGACCGTCGACTGGACGGCCACCACTGTCGGGCTCGACAGCAGGCCGAGGCCGATGCCGAGGATGAACGCCGAGATCGCGGCCAGGCCCAGCCACGAGTGCTCGCCGAGTATCGCCGCGACCAGCGAGCCCGCGATGATCACCCCGCTGCCGATCAGCGCCGTGTCACGGAAGCCGATCCGCAGGTAGACGCGGCCGGACAGGCTCGCGGAGATCGGCCAGCCGATCGTCAACGCGGCCAGCGCGAAGCCCGCGGCGAGCGCGCCGAACCCGAGCACGCCCTGCGCGTACGTCGGCAGGTAGGAGCTCAGGCCCATCATCACCGCGCCGACGATGAGCGCGACCAGGTTGCCGCTGTTGAGGATCCGGTGGCGGAACACCCAGAGCGGCAGGATCGGTTCGGCCGCCTTGCGCTCGACGAAGACGAACGCGACCAGCAGCACCAGCGCGACCGCGAAGATCGCCAGGCTGGCCGGTGACGCCCAGCTCCAGGCCACGCCGCCTTCGAGCAGTCCGAGGATGAGCAGCGAACAGCCGATGGTGAGCAGTGCGGCGCCCGCGTAGTCGATGCGGTGCGACTGGCGTTCGACGCGCTCCGGGAACTTGCGGGCGAGCGTCCACGTGGCGATGGCGCCCAGCGGGAGGTTGACGAAGAAGATCCAGCGCCAGTCCAGGTACTCGGAGAACACGCCACCGAGCGTCGGCCCGACGACCGAGGCGATCGCCCAGACGCTGGCGACGTAACCCTGCACCCTGGCGCGCTCTTCGACGTTGTAGAGGTCACCGATCATCGTCATGCTGATCGGCTGGATCGCGCCGGCGCCGATGCCCTGGATGGCGCGCGCGGCGATCAGCACCGGCATGCTCCACGCGGCGCCGCACAGCACCGAGCCGATCAGGAAGACGGCAATACCGAAGAACATCACCGGCTTGCGGCCGAGCACGTCGGCGAACTTGCCGTAGAGCGGCGTCGTGACGGCCGCGGTCAGCAGGTAGATCGAGAAAAGCCAGGGAAACTGGGAGAAACCGCCCAAATCGCGGACGATCGACGGCACGGCGGTCGCGATGATCGTGCTGTCGAGCGCCACCAAACCGGTGCTCAGCATGACCGCGGCGAGCACGGGGCCACGCTCCGAACGCAGACCGACCCCCTTGGACACAGTTTCGGTCATGCGCGGTCCTTCCGTGGAATCCCCAGTGCCGACTCTGCGAGTCAACTGTTTCGCATACGCAAGCATTCCATGACGCGCGGATTCGCGGCGAACTGATTTGATGAGCGGATGACTTGCTGGGTGCGGCCGATCCGGAGCGGCTGGGTGGTGCGTGACCGCGTGCCTGGACCGGACGTGGACGAATTCGGCGACCCCACGCGCGTCGCCGCGGCGCTGGCCGTGCCCGGCGGCGCCGAGGGCACGCTGCTCGCGGTGCAACACCCGCACCGCACGCCCGCCGCGCTGGCGGCGGGGCTCGGCCTGACCGAGGCGTTGCCGATCGCGCGGGCCGCTTTGTCCTATTTGCGCTCGTATCACTACGAGCCGGTGTCCGACGTCGTCGGCCTGTACGAGATCGACGGCGCGGACGGGTCCGTGCTCGGCGTCCTCTGCATGGTCGACCCTGATGTCGTCGGCGCCGACGGGGTTTCGCACGTCCGGCACACCGAAGACGTCTACCCGGACGTCGTGGCCGAGCGTGCCGCGATGCTGGCCGGTCTCGGCTGCGCGACCAGTGCGGCGCTGCTGGTGCCCGAGGCGGAGGGCTGGGTGCTCACCGGCAAGGTCCGCGAAATCCTGAGCACGCTGGACGAGCCGGCCGTGTCCACTGTGGACTCGGTGGGCAGGCGGCACCGGCTGTGGCTGCTCGGCGCCGGCGAGCACCAGGACGAGGTGCTCGCGCTGGCTCAGCGGCACACCCTGCTGGTCGCCGACGGCAATCACCGCGTCGCCGCCTCCGCCGCGGCCGGCTCGCTGCTCGCGCTGGTCACCGGGGGACCGCGGCTCGAGATCGGGCCGATCCACCGCGCGCTCGTCGGCACCGGGCTTTCGTTGGCGGAGCTGGCTTCCCGGTGGCGCGCCGCCGGGCTCGACGTCCGCGAGACCGGCGACCGGACCGTCGCGGTCGGCTCGGTGGTCGTGCTCGCCGGCGGGTCGGCGCTGCGGGTGCGGCTGCCGTCGCTGGGGGAGCCGTCGATCGATCACCGGGTGGTCGAGCAGGTGCTGATCCGCGAGGCGCTGGGCGTCGACCCGGAAGGACCCGCGCTGGTCCCGATACTGCCGGGCGGCCGGACGGTGGTGTCCGATGTGGACGCGACGTTCCTGCTCGCTCCCGTGCCGCTGGCGGATCTGCTGGCTACGCACGCGGCGGGCCTGCGCATGCCGCGCAAGGCCACCTATTTCACGCCCAAGCCGCGAAGTGGACTCTTGCTCGCGGATTTGTGACGAGCGAGCAAGACGGCTCCCGCGCCCAGCGCGGCGAGCAGGTAGGCGTTGCCGAACACGGCTTGCGGGAGGTTCCAGCCCTGCTCCCGGCCGCCACCGCCCGGCACGATCGCGGTGGCCCAGCCCGTGAACAGGGCCGCGGTCGCCAACGCCAGCCAGCTGTGGCGGCGCGCGAGCAGGTAGCCGATCGCGGGCACGACCCAGACCCAGTGATGGGTCCACGAGATCGGGCTGACCACGAGCCCGCAGCCCGCGGTCACCAGCAGTGCGCCTGGTTCGTCGCCGGAGCGGTGCAATCGCCGGACGGCGAACCAGGTCGCCGTGCCGGCGGCCGCGACACCGAGCACGATCGCCCACTTGGCGTCGGGCAGTGTCCTCGCCAGAAACCCTTGCCAGGACTGGTTTCCCACCCAGGACTTCATCGTGGCGAAGTGGTCGTTGAAGATCGCCGAGGTCCAGAACCGGACGCTGTCGCCCGGCAGCACGGCCAACGCCAGCACGGTCGCGCCGGTGAACGCCGCCAGCGCGCGGCCCGCGTCCGCGCGGCGGCCGGTGACCAGCAGGTGCACGATGAAGATCAGCGGGATCAGCTTGATCGCCGCGGCCACCCCGATCGTCAGGCCGCTGTGGCGGGATCCGCGCAGCACGAGCACGTCGAACACCACGGCGGCCATCAGGATGAGATTGACCTGGCCCAGTCCGACGGTCTGCCACACCGGCTGGAGGCAGAACGCGCCTGCCACCAGCAGCGGCAGTCCGCTGTGGACGGTGAACGGGCGCAACGTCACGTACAACGCGGGCGCCGCCGCCACGGCGAACACGGCCCAGCCCAACTGGGTGGGCAGCGCCGCGAGCGGCGCGAACACCATCGCGGCGAACGGCGTGTACGTGAACGGCAGGTCGAGTGCCCAATCAGGAAGCGCCGACAGGCGCCCGTAGAGCGGTTCGCCGCGCAGGATGGCGAGTCCGCCGGCGCGGTAGACCGCCGAGTCGATCCCGAGTGGACGGCCCAGCAGCCACCAAAGGACGGCGACCGCGACGAACACGGCGGCCAGTGCGGCAATGGGCAAACGCGGCGACCTCATGCCCGCCACAATGATCGAAAACGGCCCGCGCGTCGTCACGCCGGGGTGGCGTCTTCGGGGCGCGCACCCATACCGGGGTACTGCCTGGGTCGAAGGGCTCGTGAGTGGTACGGCCGGTTCTAACCGGTCATATCACTCACGAGCCCTGACCTGGGACGACGAGGCCCTCTTCGTAGGCGGCCACGACGGCCTGGGCTCGGTCGCGGACGCCGAGTTTCGTGAAGACGCGGCTTACGTGGCTTTTCGCGGTCTGCTCGGCGATGACCAGTTCGTCGGCGATCTCGGTGTTGGACAAGCCTTTCGCGATCAGCCGTAGCACCTCGGTCTCCCTGGCTGTCAGGTCGGCGAGTCGCGTGCCGGAGACGCGGGTGCGGGTGGCGAACTCGCCGATCAGCCTGCGGGTGACCGTGGGCGCGAACAACGCGTTGCCCGCCGCGATCACCCGGACGGCCGTGACGAGGTCGTCGAGTGGCGCGTCCTTGAGCAGGAAGCCGCTGGCGCCCGCACGCAAGGCGCCGTAGACGTACTCGTCGATGTCGAAGGTCGTGAGCATCAGGACCCGGATCGTGCGGTCGCGGCCGCCGAGGATCCGCCTGGCCGCTTCGAGACCGTCGAGTTCGGGCATGCGGACGTCCATCAGCACGACGTCCGGCTCCAGCTCGGCGCAGCGCTCGATCGCGATGAGCCCGTTCTCGGCCTCGCCGACCACCTGGATGTCCGGCTGCGCGTCGAGCACCGCGCGGAAGCTCTGCCTGACCATGGTCTGGTCGTCGGCGACGACGACGGAAATCACGAAGTGGCTCCCTCTAGTGGAAGTGCGACGGCGACGCGGAAACCGCCGCCGGGTGTCGCGCCGGTCTCCAGTTCACCGGACAGCATCGCGACGCGTTCGCGCATGCCCAGCAAACCGTGCCCTGGCGGTGCGATCGACCCGGTGGACTCGCCTGGGTCGTTGACGACGGTCGTGTGCACGATGTCGGCTTCGACGTTCAGCGAGACGCGGACCGCCGCACCCGGGGCGTGGCGCGCCGCGTTGCTCAGCGCCTCCTGCACGATCCGGTAGAGCGACAGCCCGACCCCGGCTGGCAGCGCGTCGACATCGCCGCGGATGTCGAGCGTGCAGTCGGTACCGAGCGCGCGCACCCGGTCGACGAGGTCGGTCACGCGTGCGATGTCGGGCTGCGGCGCGGTGGACGCGGATTCGGTGCGCAGCACGCCGAGCAGGCGGCGAAGCTCGGTCATGCCCTCGCGGGCGGTGTTCGTCAGCGCGGCGAACTCCGTCTTCAGGTCGTCGGTGAGTTCGGGGAAGCGGTAGCGGGCGGAGTCGGTGCGCAGCGCGAGCACGGACATGTGGTGCGCGACGATGTCGTGCAGCTCGCGCGCGATCCTGGTGCGTTCTTCGAGCACCGCGAGCCGGGTCTCCTCGGTGATGCGCTGGTGCTCGCGCGCGAGACGTTCCCGCTCGGCGAGCCTGCGCTGCTGCACGAGGTTGCCGAAGAAGAGGGGAACCGAGGTGAGCGCGGCCAGCAGCACGAGGTCACGCCAGTCGTGCACGTAAGGCGCCATGGCCGCGACCGAAAACAGCGCCACGCACGCGAGTACGGGCTGCTCGTGGGTTTCGCCGACAAGATAGAGCACCAGCAGGGCGGCCAACGCGAGACCGGGGGACCAGGGCCAGCCCCACGACTGCACCCAATCCTGGTACGCGGGTGGGGTGGCGAGGATCAGGACCACCAGCGCGCGCCACGCCCACAGTGGCGACCAGAGCGCGATCACCGCGGGCACGAGCGTGGCGACGCCGAGCGCGACGGTCACCAGGGAGCTGCGGCCGTAGGTGATCGCGGTGACCGTGGCGACGAACCCCGCCCAAGAGCCGATCCCCAGCACGGCGACCACGCGCAGGACCCGAAGGCCCGCCGAGCGCGGCGAGTGCGGTCGCGCGGTGCCGGCGTACACCGTCCAGCGGACGACGTCCCACCACCGGTGTTGATCAGCCATGGCACGTCAGAGTACGGCGAAGGTGCCTGCCACCCCCCGAGTGACAGGCACCTTCGTCGTCGCGTCGCTACTTCGTGGCGAGCGCGAGTTCCGCTTCGTCGACGGCGATTTCTGCCGTGCGGCGCGGCTTGATGACGCCGGCCAGGCTGACCAGCACCGCGAGCACCGCGATGCCGGTGACCACGCTCAACGCCGGGGTGAGCCCGGAGAGCAGCGCGGTCCGCGACGCCTCGGCGCCGCCGTTCGCGGTGAGCACCGCGGTCACGATGGCCAGGCCGATGGCGCCACCGATCTGGACCGAGGTGTTCAGCAGGCCACCCGCGAGGCCCTGCTCGTTGTCGGCGATCCCGGCGGTGGCCTGGATGTTCAGCGAGGAGAAGGCCAGCATGAAGCCGAGTCCCAGCAGG encodes:
- a CDS encoding MDR family MFS transporter, coding for MTETVSKGVGLRSERGPVLAAVMLSTGLVALDSTIIATAVPSIVRDLGGFSQFPWLFSIYLLTAAVTTPLYGKFADVLGRKPVMFFGIAVFLIGSVLCGAAWSMPVLIAARAIQGIGAGAIQPISMTMIGDLYNVEERARVQGYVASVWAIASVVGPTLGGVFSEYLDWRWIFFVNLPLGAIATWTLARKFPERVERQSHRIDYAGAALLTIGCSLLILGLLEGGVAWSWASPASLAIFAVALVLLVAFVFVERKAAEPILPLWVFRHRILNSGNLVALIVGAVMMGLSSYLPTYAQGVLGFGALAAGFALAALTIGWPISASLSGRVYLRIGFRDTALIGSGVIIAGSLVAAILGEHSWLGLAAISAFILGIGLGLLSSPTVVAVQSTVGWDKRGVVTATNMFCRSLGSAVGAAMFGAIANATLAGEESLYQATHNVFLAMVAVSALAVAAILLMPRHTDQLRTRGAEPRPEEPHTGSHPQPSGSQS
- a CDS encoding DUF1015 family protein; its protein translation is MTCWVRPIRSGWVVRDRVPGPDVDEFGDPTRVAAALAVPGGAEGTLLAVQHPHRTPAALAAGLGLTEALPIARAALSYLRSYHYEPVSDVVGLYEIDGADGSVLGVLCMVDPDVVGADGVSHVRHTEDVYPDVVAERAAMLAGLGCATSAALLVPEAEGWVLTGKVREILSTLDEPAVSTVDSVGRRHRLWLLGAGEHQDEVLALAQRHTLLVADGNHRVAASAAAGSLLALVTGGPRLEIGPIHRALVGTGLSLAELASRWRAAGLDVRETGDRTVAVGSVVVLAGGSALRVRLPSLGEPSIDHRVVEQVLIREALGVDPEGPALVPILPGGRTVVSDVDATFLLAPVPLADLLATHAAGLRMPRKATYFTPKPRSGLLLADL
- a CDS encoding glycosyltransferase 87 family protein; this translates as MRSPRLPIAALAAVFVAVAVLWWLLGRPLGIDSAVYRAGGLAILRGEPLYGRLSALPDWALDLPFTYTPFAAMVFAPLAALPTQLGWAVFAVAAAPALYVTLRPFTVHSGLPLLVAGAFCLQPVWQTVGLGQVNLILMAAVVFDVLVLRGSRHSGLTIGVAAAIKLIPLIFIVHLLVTGRRADAGRALAAFTGATVLALAVLPGDSVRFWTSAIFNDHFATMKSWVGNQSWQGFLARTLPDAKWAIVLGVAAAGTATWFAVRRLHRSGDEPGALLVTAGCGLVVSPISWTHHWVWVVPAIGYLLARRHSWLALATAALFTGWATAIVPGGGGREQGWNLPQAVFGNAYLLAALGAGAVLLARHKSASKSPLRGLGVK
- a CDS encoding response regulator; this translates as MISVVVADDQTMVRQSFRAVLDAQPDIQVVGEAENGLIAIERCAELEPDVVLMDVRMPELDGLEAARRILGGRDRTIRVLMLTTFDIDEYVYGALRAGASGFLLKDAPLDDLVTAVRVIAAGNALFAPTVTRRLIGEFATRTRVSGTRLADLTARETEVLRLIAKGLSNTEIADELVIAEQTAKSHVSRVFTKLGVRDRAQAVVAAYEEGLVVPGQGS
- a CDS encoding sensor histidine kinase, whose protein sequence is MADQHRWWDVVRWTVYAGTARPHSPRSAGLRVLRVVAVLGIGSWAGFVATVTAITYGRSSLVTVALGVATLVPAVIALWSPLWAWRALVVLILATPPAYQDWVQSWGWPWSPGLALAALLVLYLVGETHEQPVLACVALFSVAAMAPYVHDWRDLVLLAALTSVPLFFGNLVQQRRLAERERLAREHQRITEETRLAVLEERTRIARELHDIVAHHMSVLALRTDSARYRFPELTDDLKTEFAALTNTAREGMTELRRLLGVLRTESASTAPQPDIARVTDLVDRVRALGTDCTLDIRGDVDALPAGVGLSLYRIVQEALSNAARHAPGAAVRVSLNVEADIVHTTVVNDPGESTGSIAPPGHGLLGMRERVAMLSGELETGATPGGGFRVAVALPLEGATS